A genomic segment from Variovorax paradoxus B4 encodes:
- a CDS encoding cysteine-rich CWC family protein yields METATAIDATRCPLCGEQNRCAMEAARETGQPQPPCWCMAADFGHAPFAALPQASRGKACMCARCAAGTPAEPRQD; encoded by the coding sequence ATGGAAACGGCCACTGCCATCGACGCCACGCGCTGCCCGCTGTGCGGCGAGCAGAACCGCTGCGCCATGGAAGCCGCGCGCGAAACCGGCCAGCCGCAGCCGCCCTGCTGGTGCATGGCGGCCGACTTCGGCCATGCGCCTTTCGCGGCCCTGCCCCAGGCATCGCGCGGAAAGGCCTGCATGTGCGCCCGCTGCGCCGCGGGAACGCCTGCCGAGCCTCGTCAGGACTGA
- a CDS encoding 6-phosphofructokinase → MPILNAFYAQSGGVTSVINASACGVIETARKHPDRIGNVYAGRNGIIGALTEELIDTGAEPAEAIAALRSTPAGAFGSCRYKLKSLEKNRREYERLIEVFKAHGIGYFFYNGGGDSADTCFKVSQLSQSMGYPLQAIHVPKTIDNDLPLTDCCPGFGSVAKYVAVSTLEASFDVRSMAATSTKVFVLEVMGRHAGWIAAAGGLVADHGIPVVVLFPEIEFDKARFLARVDELVKQHGYCSVVVSEGCHYPDGSFLAEQGTRDAFGHAQLGGAAPVVAQMVKEALGHKFHWAVADYLQRAARHIASATDVRQAYELGQRAVELALEGRNAVMPTIERTSDAPYAYRIGSAPLDAVANVEKPMPRDFISDDGWGITDKCRRYLLPLIEGEDYPAYRNGLPVYATLRNVAVPRKLPAFELA, encoded by the coding sequence ATGCCCATCCTCAACGCCTTCTACGCCCAGTCGGGCGGCGTCACCTCGGTCATCAATGCGTCGGCCTGCGGCGTGATCGAGACGGCACGAAAACATCCGGACCGCATCGGCAACGTCTACGCCGGGCGCAACGGCATCATCGGCGCGCTGACCGAGGAGCTGATCGACACCGGCGCCGAACCGGCCGAAGCCATCGCGGCGCTGCGCAGCACGCCCGCGGGCGCCTTCGGTTCGTGCCGCTACAAGCTCAAGTCGCTCGAGAAGAACCGGCGCGAGTACGAGCGGCTCATCGAGGTGTTCAAGGCGCACGGCATCGGCTATTTCTTCTACAACGGCGGCGGCGACTCGGCCGACACCTGCTTCAAGGTGAGCCAGCTGTCGCAGTCGATGGGCTATCCGCTGCAGGCGATCCACGTGCCCAAGACCATCGACAACGACCTGCCGCTGACCGACTGCTGCCCGGGCTTCGGCTCGGTGGCCAAGTACGTGGCGGTGTCGACGCTGGAAGCCTCGTTCGACGTGCGCTCGATGGCGGCCACCTCCACCAAGGTGTTCGTGCTCGAGGTGATGGGGCGGCATGCGGGCTGGATCGCGGCCGCCGGCGGGCTCGTGGCCGACCATGGGATTCCGGTGGTGGTGCTGTTCCCCGAGATCGAGTTCGACAAGGCGCGCTTTCTCGCACGCGTCGACGAGCTGGTGAAGCAGCATGGCTACTGCTCGGTGGTGGTGTCCGAGGGCTGCCACTACCCCGACGGCAGCTTCCTGGCCGAGCAGGGCACGCGCGACGCTTTCGGCCATGCGCAGCTCGGCGGCGCGGCGCCCGTGGTGGCGCAGATGGTCAAGGAGGCGCTGGGCCACAAGTTCCACTGGGCCGTGGCCGACTACCTGCAGCGCGCGGCCCGGCACATTGCCTCGGCCACCGACGTGAGGCAGGCCTACGAGCTGGGGCAGCGCGCGGTCGAGCTCGCGCTCGAAGGCCGCAACGCGGTGATGCCCACCATCGAGCGCACCTCCGATGCGCCCTATGCCTACCGCATCGGCAGCGCGCCGCTCGACGCAGTGGCGAACGTCGAAAAACCCATGCCGCGCGACTTCATCTCGGACGACGGCTGGGGCATCACCGACAAGTGCAGGCGCTACCTTCTGCCGCTGATCGAGGGCGAGGACTACCCCGCCTATCGCAACGGCCTGCCGGTGTACGCCACATTGCGGAACGTGGCCGTGCCCAGGAAGCTCCCTGCCTTCGAGCTCGCCTGA
- a CDS encoding putative zinc-binding metallopeptidase, translating into MDIRTDDRAEAPDPDAAPHLASELAAPTVSRAYRCQCGRPVFLRNSQCLACRTPLGYVIERLGVVPLAPVPDQDKAEDGAEPELFTVFGDPGGRTYRRCANLMTAASCNWMVPAPREGDDPSFNTDGLAPGYCLACSVTRTIPDLSVESNGELWRKLEHAKRRLISQLLALGLPVVSRHADPVHGLAFDFLGNMPGGPHVMTGHEQGVITLNAEEAEDAVRERIRAEMREPYRTLLGHFRHEVGHYYWDLLVRPTPWLDEFRALFGDERADYAAALQQHYEQGPPPDWANRFVSSYASMHPWEDWAETWAHYLHMADTADTAMSFGVDATNVELASDLFTMDDLWQPGHPGAARFLDFLNGWVLLTNVLNELSRSMGQPDYYPFVLPRVAVGKLQFIHCVITQQRDSTVSAAASPGVPLPPAQSQQQDAAQS; encoded by the coding sequence ATGGATATTCGAACCGACGATCGAGCCGAGGCCCCCGACCCGGACGCCGCGCCCCACCTCGCGTCCGAGCTTGCGGCGCCGACGGTGAGCCGCGCCTACCGCTGCCAGTGCGGCCGGCCGGTGTTCCTGCGCAACAGCCAGTGCCTGGCCTGCCGCACGCCGCTCGGCTACGTGATCGAACGCCTGGGCGTCGTGCCGCTGGCGCCCGTCCCGGACCAAGACAAAGCGGAAGACGGCGCCGAGCCCGAACTCTTCACCGTGTTCGGCGACCCCGGCGGCCGGACCTACCGCCGCTGCGCCAACCTCATGACCGCCGCCAGCTGCAACTGGATGGTGCCGGCCCCGCGCGAGGGCGACGACCCGTCGTTCAACACCGACGGCCTCGCACCCGGCTACTGCCTGGCCTGCAGCGTCACCCGCACCATCCCCGATCTTTCGGTGGAGAGCAACGGCGAACTCTGGCGCAAGCTCGAGCATGCGAAGCGCCGGCTCATCTCGCAGCTGCTGGCGCTCGGGCTGCCGGTGGTCAGCCGCCATGCCGATCCGGTGCACGGGCTGGCTTTCGACTTTCTCGGCAACATGCCGGGCGGCCCGCACGTGATGACCGGGCATGAACAGGGCGTGATCACCCTCAACGCCGAAGAGGCCGAGGACGCGGTGCGCGAGCGCATCCGGGCTGAAATGCGCGAGCCCTACCGAACGCTGCTGGGGCATTTCCGCCACGAGGTCGGCCACTACTACTGGGACCTGCTGGTGCGGCCCACGCCGTGGCTGGACGAGTTCCGCGCGCTCTTCGGCGACGAGCGCGCCGACTACGCCGCGGCGCTCCAGCAGCACTACGAACAGGGCCCGCCGCCCGACTGGGCCAACCGCTTCGTGAGCAGCTACGCGAGCATGCACCCCTGGGAAGACTGGGCCGAGACCTGGGCGCACTACCTGCACATGGCCGACACCGCCGACACGGCCATGAGCTTTGGCGTGGACGCCACCAACGTCGAGCTCGCGAGCGACCTGTTCACCATGGACGACCTGTGGCAGCCGGGGCATCCCGGCGCCGCCAGGTTCCTGGATTTTCTCAACGGCTGGGTGCTGCTCACCAACGTGCTCAACGAGCTTTCGCGCAGCATGGGCCAGCCCGACTACTACCCCTTCGTGCTGCCGCGCGTGGCCGTCGGCAAGCTGCAGTTCATCCATTGCGTGATCACGCAGCAGCGCGACAGTACGGTGTCCGCGGCGGCTTCGCCCGGCGTACCGCTGCCGCCGGCCCAAAGCCAGCAGCAGGACGCCGCTCAGTCCTGA
- a CDS encoding acyl-CoA dehydrogenase family protein has translation MIERTLFSADHEAFRDSFRRFMDKEIAPFHEAWEEQGYVDRAVWSKAGGNGFLCMALPEEYGGAGADLLYSVIQFEELWARGFTGIGFGLHSEIVAPYVLRYGTDAQKQHYLPQLASGEMVGAIAMSEPGAGSDLQAVKTSAIRQPDGSYLLNGSKTFITNGWHADLVIVVAKTDPAAGAKGISLFLVERGMPGFEKGKRLKKLGLKAQDTSELFFNDVRLPADALLGDAAQLNRGFVCLMEQLPWERLQIAISAVAASQAAIDQTVAYVKERKVFGQPVGSYQNTRYTLAELQTEVQVAQVFVDKCIELLMAEKLDTASASMAKYWTTDLQCKVMDACVQLHGGYGFMWEYPITRAYADARVQRIYGGTNEIMKEVITRAMGLGGR, from the coding sequence ATGATCGAACGCACGCTTTTCAGCGCCGACCACGAGGCCTTCCGCGACAGCTTCCGCCGCTTCATGGACAAGGAGATCGCGCCCTTCCACGAGGCGTGGGAAGAGCAGGGCTACGTGGACCGCGCCGTGTGGTCCAAGGCCGGCGGGAACGGCTTTCTCTGCATGGCGCTGCCGGAGGAATACGGCGGCGCGGGCGCCGACCTGCTCTATTCGGTGATCCAGTTCGAGGAACTCTGGGCGCGCGGCTTCACGGGCATCGGCTTCGGGCTGCACAGCGAGATCGTGGCGCCCTACGTCCTGCGCTACGGCACCGATGCGCAGAAGCAGCACTACCTCCCCCAACTCGCGAGCGGCGAGATGGTCGGCGCCATCGCGATGAGCGAGCCCGGCGCGGGCAGCGACCTGCAGGCGGTGAAGACCAGCGCCATCCGCCAGCCCGACGGCAGCTACCTGCTCAACGGCAGCAAGACCTTCATCACCAACGGCTGGCACGCCGACCTGGTGATCGTGGTCGCCAAGACCGACCCGGCCGCCGGCGCCAAGGGCATCAGCCTGTTCCTGGTCGAGCGCGGCATGCCGGGCTTCGAGAAGGGCAAGCGGCTCAAGAAGCTGGGGCTGAAGGCGCAGGACACCTCCGAGCTGTTCTTCAACGACGTGCGGCTGCCGGCCGACGCGTTGCTCGGCGATGCCGCGCAACTGAACCGCGGCTTCGTCTGCCTGATGGAGCAGTTGCCGTGGGAGCGGCTGCAGATCGCGATCAGCGCGGTGGCCGCATCGCAGGCCGCCATCGACCAGACCGTGGCGTACGTGAAGGAGCGCAAGGTGTTCGGCCAGCCGGTGGGCAGCTACCAGAACACGCGCTACACGCTCGCCGAGCTGCAGACCGAGGTGCAGGTGGCGCAGGTGTTCGTCGACAAGTGCATCGAGCTGCTGATGGCCGAGAAGCTCGATACCGCCAGCGCCAGCATGGCCAAGTACTGGACCACCGACCTGCAGTGCAAGGTGATGGACGCCTGCGTGCAGCTGCACGGCGGCTACGGCTTCATGTGGGAGTACCCGATCACGCGCGCGTATGCCGATGCGCGGGTGCAGCGCATCTATGGCGGCACGAACGAGATCATGAAAGAGGTGATCACGCGCGCGATGGGCCTGGGCGGGCGCTGA